Below is a genomic region from Staphylococcus carnosus.
AAGCTTTCGATATTTTTAGCTGGAATTGCTACATCTTGTTTATCTAAAATGTCTAAACTTTGTTTTGTAATTTGAGCATTAACTTTTTGACCAAGTCCATCTAATACTTTAGTTGCGATTTGAGAACCTTGTAAGTTGACCCCTTGGCTGATAATTGTTTTAAGTTGTGCTGATTCAGGTTTAACATCTTGAGAACCTGATTGTTTCATTTTCTCAGCCATTTGTTGTGCAGCTTCTGGTGGAATTTCCCCTGACTTCACTTTATCTTGCATTTCTTGTTGTTTAGCTTTCATCACTGAAGCTTGTGTTTTGCTGAGTGCGTGCTTTGAAAAATCTTTTTCTAGTACAACAGTACCAAAGTATTTTTCAACGTCCATTCCTTCACGTGCTTTTTTCTCACTAGATACTTCTTTCCATTCTATTGCTTCTGATTTATTTTTCAATAAGTTGTCTGTTAAGTCTTTACCGATATTTACATGTTTGCCTTGCATGTCAGTACCTTTGTCTAAGTTTACAACTGCAAGTGGAATATTTTTAGGTTTTGGATTATAAGCAGGATAGAACGCAACTGCTAATAACATGATAACTACCAATAATCCGATTGGTGCTATCCAAAGTAATTTATTTTTTAAAATGTTCATTTTTTGACCTCCCAATAAATAATTATTAAACACTGTGTTGATTTATCATTACTTTGACTATTATAATAGTAATATAAATAGATACAATGCTTAATTTAGAACTAATTGTATTTTAATGAACAAATTTAAATATAATGTTCATTAAAATTTATCGGAGGGAACAAAATGGCAGTAGATAGACGGGTGCGTAAAACACAAACAGCAATAAAGAATGCATTTATACATTTATTAGAAGAAAAAGATTTAGATCATATTACAGTAAGTGATATTACAGATGCTGCAGATATTAATAGAGGGACTTTTTATCTGCATTATGAAGATAAATATATTTTATTAGAATCAATGGAAGATGAGTATGCAAAACAATTATATGATTTAACACGCTTCCGAGATGTTATTACGGATGTTGAAAACCCGGAACAGTTTAATAGAAAATTTTCAGAACATATAATGAAAAAAGTGGTTACACATGTTTCAGATAATATGGATTTTTATCGGGTTATTTTAACATTAGAACGTCGAAGTAAAATAGAAGAAAAAATAATGGATATTATTAAAGAAAATTTATTAGATCAGGCTGATGAAAAAAATAAAATAGCAGGAATCCC
It encodes:
- a CDS encoding TetR/AcrR family transcriptional regulator → MAVDRRVRKTQTAIKNAFIHLLEEKDLDHITVSDITDAADINRGTFYLHYEDKYILLESMEDEYAKQLYDLTRFRDVITDVENPEQFNRKFSEHIMKKVVTHVSDNMDFYRVILTLERRSKIEEKIMDIIKENLLDQADEKNKIAGIPVEYFHSYVTGSMISVIKYWVQDENRMDVNTLIKYISRIVFNGPLRLVAGSHNGEVWE